One window of Podarcis raffonei isolate rPodRaf1 chromosome 15, rPodRaf1.pri, whole genome shotgun sequence genomic DNA carries:
- the RAP1GAP2 gene encoding rap1 GTPase-activating protein 2 isoform X9 produces the protein MAAPERPLSPPLTAPPSMKSAEFFEMLEKMQGPKLEEQRSGSQKNKEDYIPYPSIDEIVEKGSPYPVIILPQFGGYWIEDPENVSTPTSSESSICEEDEEQLSPSAYGYKLECKGEARAYRKHFLGKDHLNFYCTASSLGNLILSIKCEEADGIEYLRIILRSKAKTLHERIPLAGLSKLPSIPQIAKAFCDDVTGLKFNPVLYPKASQMIVSYDEHEVNNTFKFGVIYQKLRQTQEEELFGNNEESPAFKNFLSLLGDTITLQDFKGFRGGLDVTHGQTGTESVYTVFRDREIMFHVSTKLPFTEGDTQQLQRKRHIGNDIVAIIFQEENTPFVPDMIASNFLHAYIVVQAENPEADSASYKVAVTAREDVPAFGPPLPNPSVFQKNSEFREFLLTKLINAENACCKSDKFAKLEDRTRAALLDNLHDDLHIHTQMMLGLGSEEDKLENGAHGGFLESFKRAIRVRSHSMETMVGSQKKHQSGGIPGSLSGGIAHNSGEITKATFSPPVSAATAKNQSRSPIKRRSGLFPRLHTGSESQAEPRTRCDSGSGTPKTPEGGHTSQEIRSEASSNPSSPEICPNKERPFIKLKENGRSNISRSSSSTSSFSSTAGESENMEEYESLGSQPSTASPFKQDVFVYSPSQSNENPALASAATPVIMSRSPTDMKSRNSPRSNLKFRFDKLSHSSSGPTH, from the exons ATTGTAGAAAAAGGCAGCCCCTATCCTGTCATCATCCTGCCACAGTTTGGGGGCTACTGGATCGAAGACCCCGAGAACGTCAGCACACCCACCTCATCGGAGAGCAGCATCTGCGAAGAGGACGAGGAGCAGCTGAGCCCCAGTGCTTACGGCTACAAGCTGGAGTGCAAAGGAGAAGCCAGAGCATATAGGAAACACTTCTTGGGAAAG GATCATTTAAATTTTTACTGCACAGCTAGCAGCCTGGGAAATTTGATCCTTTCTATTAAATGCGAAGAGGCAGACGGAATTGAATACCTAAGAATTATACTCAG GTCCAAGGCAAAAACGCTGCATGAAAGAATCCCCTTAGCTGGACTTAGCAAACTACCAAGCATCCCACAGATTGCAAAG GCTTTCTGCGATGATGTGACCGGACTGAAGTTTAACCCTGTGCTCTACCCCAAG GCATCTCAGATGATCGTCTCCTATGATGAGCACGAGGTCAACAACACGTTCAAATTTGGGGTGATTTACCAGAAGCTTAGGCAG ACGCAGgaagaagagctgtttggcaaCAACGAGGAGAGCCCTGCCTTCAAGAATTTCTTGAGCTTGCTGGGAGATACCATAACACTCCAGGACTTCAAGGG CTTTCGCGGTGGTCTCGATGTCACTCACGGCCAGACGGGCACAGAGTCCGTGTACACGGTGTTCAGGGACAGAGAGATTATGTTTCACGTCTCTACCAAACTCCCTTTCACTGAGGGAGACACGCAGCAG CTTCAGAGAAAGCGACACATTGGCAACGACATTGTGGCAATTATATTTCAAGAAGAAAACACTCCCTTTGTTCCAGACATGATTGCCTCGAATTTCCTCCATGCCTACATTGTTGTGCAGGCAGAAAACCCTGAAGCAGACAGTGCATCTTACAAA GTGGCTGTAACTGCACGAGAAGATGTCCCTGCGTTCGGTCCTCCGCTGCCAAACCCttctgtatttcaaaaa AACTCAGAATTTCGGGAGTTTCTCCTCACCAAGCTGATCAACGCAGAGAACGCCTGTTGCAAATCAGACAAGTTTGCAAAACTCGAG GACCGGACGCGAGCCGCCCTCTTGGACAACCTCCATGACGATCTCCATATTCACACACAAATGATGTTGGGCTTGGGCTCAGAGGAGGACAAGCTGGAGAATGGGGCCCACGGAGGATTCTTGGAATCGTTTAAG AGAGCCATCCGAGTCCGCAGTCACTCCATGGAAACCATGGTTGGGAGTCAGAAGAAGCATCAGAGCGGAGGAATCCCTGGTAGCTTGAGCGGAGGGATTGCGCACAACAGTGGCGAAATAACGAAGGCCACCTTTTCT CCTCCGGTATCAGCAGCTACAGCCAAGAACCAGTCCAGGAGTCCCATAAAGAGGCGGTCAGGGCTGTTCCCTCGTCTGCACACTGGATCAGAGAGCCAGGCAGAGCCTCGGACTCGATG TGACAGTGGCTCAGGAACACCGAAGACCCCTGAAGGAGGACACACCTCTCAAGAAATTAGGTCCGAGGCCTCTTCGAACCCAAGCTCTCCAGAGATCTGTCCCAACAAAGAGAG GCCATTTATTAAACTCAAAGAAAACGGAAGGTCAAACATCTCCCGTTCATCCTCAAGTACCAGCAGCTTCAGCAGCACGGCAGGGGAGAGTGAAAACATGGAAGAATACGAAAGCCTG GGCAGCCAGCCTTCCACAGCGTCACCATTCAAGCAGGATGTCTTTGtctacagcccttcccaaagTAATGAGAATCCGGCTCTGGCATCTGCCGCCACACCAGTGATAATGAGCAGGAGCCCAACAG ATATGAAGAGCAGGAATTCTCCGAGGTCAAATCTTAAATTTCGTTTTGATAAACTTAGCCATTCAAGTTCTGGCCCG ACACATTAG
- the RAP1GAP2 gene encoding rap1 GTPase-activating protein 2 isoform X10: MLEKMQGPKLEEQRSGSQKNKEDYIPYPSIDEIVEKGSPYPVIILPQFGGYWIEDPENVSTPTSSESSICEEDEEQLSPSAYGYKLECKGEARAYRKHFLGKDHLNFYCTASSLGNLILSIKCEEADGIEYLRIILRSKAKTLHERIPLAGLSKLPSIPQIAKAFCDDVTGLKFNPVLYPKASQMIVSYDEHEVNNTFKFGVIYQKLRQTQEEELFGNNEESPAFKNFLSLLGDTITLQDFKGFRGGLDVTHGQTGTESVYTVFRDREIMFHVSTKLPFTEGDTQQLQRKRHIGNDIVAIIFQEENTPFVPDMIASNFLHAYIVVQAENPEADSASYKVAVTAREDVPAFGPPLPNPSVFQKNSEFREFLLTKLINAENACCKSDKFAKLEDRTRAALLDNLHDDLHIHTQMMLGLGSEEDKLENGAHGGFLESFKRAIRVRSHSMETMVGSQKKHQSGGIPGSLSGGIAHNSGEITKATFSPPVSAATAKNQSRSPIKRRSGLFPRLHTGSESQAEPRTRCDSGSGTPKTPEGGHTSQEIRSEASSNPSSPEICPNKERPFIKLKENGRSNISRSSSSTSSFSSTAGESENMEEYESLGSQPSTASPFKQDVFVYSPSQSNENPALASAATPVIMSRSPTDMKSRNSPRSNLKFRFDKLSHSSSGPTH; this comes from the exons ATTGTAGAAAAAGGCAGCCCCTATCCTGTCATCATCCTGCCACAGTTTGGGGGCTACTGGATCGAAGACCCCGAGAACGTCAGCACACCCACCTCATCGGAGAGCAGCATCTGCGAAGAGGACGAGGAGCAGCTGAGCCCCAGTGCTTACGGCTACAAGCTGGAGTGCAAAGGAGAAGCCAGAGCATATAGGAAACACTTCTTGGGAAAG GATCATTTAAATTTTTACTGCACAGCTAGCAGCCTGGGAAATTTGATCCTTTCTATTAAATGCGAAGAGGCAGACGGAATTGAATACCTAAGAATTATACTCAG GTCCAAGGCAAAAACGCTGCATGAAAGAATCCCCTTAGCTGGACTTAGCAAACTACCAAGCATCCCACAGATTGCAAAG GCTTTCTGCGATGATGTGACCGGACTGAAGTTTAACCCTGTGCTCTACCCCAAG GCATCTCAGATGATCGTCTCCTATGATGAGCACGAGGTCAACAACACGTTCAAATTTGGGGTGATTTACCAGAAGCTTAGGCAG ACGCAGgaagaagagctgtttggcaaCAACGAGGAGAGCCCTGCCTTCAAGAATTTCTTGAGCTTGCTGGGAGATACCATAACACTCCAGGACTTCAAGGG CTTTCGCGGTGGTCTCGATGTCACTCACGGCCAGACGGGCACAGAGTCCGTGTACACGGTGTTCAGGGACAGAGAGATTATGTTTCACGTCTCTACCAAACTCCCTTTCACTGAGGGAGACACGCAGCAG CTTCAGAGAAAGCGACACATTGGCAACGACATTGTGGCAATTATATTTCAAGAAGAAAACACTCCCTTTGTTCCAGACATGATTGCCTCGAATTTCCTCCATGCCTACATTGTTGTGCAGGCAGAAAACCCTGAAGCAGACAGTGCATCTTACAAA GTGGCTGTAACTGCACGAGAAGATGTCCCTGCGTTCGGTCCTCCGCTGCCAAACCCttctgtatttcaaaaa AACTCAGAATTTCGGGAGTTTCTCCTCACCAAGCTGATCAACGCAGAGAACGCCTGTTGCAAATCAGACAAGTTTGCAAAACTCGAG GACCGGACGCGAGCCGCCCTCTTGGACAACCTCCATGACGATCTCCATATTCACACACAAATGATGTTGGGCTTGGGCTCAGAGGAGGACAAGCTGGAGAATGGGGCCCACGGAGGATTCTTGGAATCGTTTAAG AGAGCCATCCGAGTCCGCAGTCACTCCATGGAAACCATGGTTGGGAGTCAGAAGAAGCATCAGAGCGGAGGAATCCCTGGTAGCTTGAGCGGAGGGATTGCGCACAACAGTGGCGAAATAACGAAGGCCACCTTTTCT CCTCCGGTATCAGCAGCTACAGCCAAGAACCAGTCCAGGAGTCCCATAAAGAGGCGGTCAGGGCTGTTCCCTCGTCTGCACACTGGATCAGAGAGCCAGGCAGAGCCTCGGACTCGATG TGACAGTGGCTCAGGAACACCGAAGACCCCTGAAGGAGGACACACCTCTCAAGAAATTAGGTCCGAGGCCTCTTCGAACCCAAGCTCTCCAGAGATCTGTCCCAACAAAGAGAG GCCATTTATTAAACTCAAAGAAAACGGAAGGTCAAACATCTCCCGTTCATCCTCAAGTACCAGCAGCTTCAGCAGCACGGCAGGGGAGAGTGAAAACATGGAAGAATACGAAAGCCTG GGCAGCCAGCCTTCCACAGCGTCACCATTCAAGCAGGATGTCTTTGtctacagcccttcccaaagTAATGAGAATCCGGCTCTGGCATCTGCCGCCACACCAGTGATAATGAGCAGGAGCCCAACAG ATATGAAGAGCAGGAATTCTCCGAGGTCAAATCTTAAATTTCGTTTTGATAAACTTAGCCATTCAAGTTCTGGCCCG ACACATTAG